In one window of Apis mellifera strain DH4 linkage group LG12, Amel_HAv3.1, whole genome shotgun sequence DNA:
- the LOC107965323 gene encoding uncharacterized protein LOC107965323, translating into MNQLTVTFLLLCGVYGALGGRRYIAIPMDGIDVIELSPVAPPTPRIARQTEAYIPIPVPNISQEELKSPRQERSNVHILDYVDFGGQTGSNGAFSWYADYPAHH; encoded by the exons ATGAATCAattg ACAGTAACATTTCTTCTCTTGTGCGGTGTCTACGGTGCTTTGGGCGGACGTCGTTACATAGCCATTCCAATGGATGGGATCGACGTGATCGAGCTGAGTCCAGTGGCACCACCCACACCGAGGATTGCCCGTCAAACCGAGGCTTACATACCCATACCAGTTCCTAATATTTCTCAGGAAGAGCTCAAGAGTCCTCGGCAAGAGAGGTCCAATGTCCACATCCTGGATTACGTGGATTTCGGTGGACAAACGGGATCGAATGGAGCCTTCAGCTGGTACGCCGATTATCCGGCACATCACTAA
- the LOC726065 gene encoding uncharacterized protein LOC726065, with translation MEAEAGRQSHHQRLQLTLSSPGIPGLDVVRALHQTVISLRSALDSSREELRRLKERVGDFSGESYVNVVERLALENHVLRRKILSRNSEFSSDAATSPPPQALVSSSLAVEDVEDLSEEVGVLMDESRDELVAEDMPEASKPVIGPRTDTNAGNNNNENPDYSQSRTTDKVSKNNAQSFPKSESKDIGSKCAMSKDSVPVKPLIGISSIDLDDTLKNEASALTNTRQSKDIEEEDGIEVQIDHLEVQEKDLEDLSLKSVSDGDNSVFSDNPDTQVSQQNQRQNQTADQPKPNDQSENESEELDDIELIFTTDETCRDLGLQEDLVSITETESWQQAVPAGQPVLLKYTKSAEGESLVCNGEKTSSVEEAVSSQSSSIDREESVDRFDEGSSTRLNKIWSQCSVLVETDISKCGVVEEPEHATRHAVRRNTLAAPPTAYRPIIHREALAGSRRKSMAPLRPVMDRITGARRESGAQTDISALPAHWRSESYLAHKVAHTFTTLPSKFALPAGVPGRLRLSDKTREARRVMLSDISFTSMVPELSRSADHLCHDSHAQTCFGSRGCGLRTPDVHRRESLGSPAGFWPRCNPATGLPSPCDCRLSTDLYSSRYRGSLSSIPSPGLEVVGGPPRRHSWRATAASFDTWRVPLATSTPRPTWSSMPSSPTHVHPPAASSKTSKSVPKRTRSKVTFQECPMTRGSLPNLRSDLVGGDNSGDSTESLIDEAEDYLRRSIDSMLTISSSGVSSDYWNRQTARRRRTRRYSEPDLIRDWHPPQDARPYLPKIPRDLKLDHLVKIISPEGKVLQGRVRYVGPVPGREETHVGVELPYSNGCSDGTFHGRRFFDCDPDRAIFVPFKKVILAWCTT, from the exons atGGAAGCTGAAGCTGGTCGGCAGTCTCACCATCAGAGGCTGCAGCTTACCCTGTCATCCCCGGGAATCCCCGGACTGGACGTCGTGAGAGCATTGCATCAG ACTGTGATATCATTGCGTTCTGCGCTGGATTCCTCACGGGAAGAGCTTCGTCGTCTTAAGGAGAGGGTTGGTGATTTTTCTGGCGAAAGCTACGTTAACGTTGTCGAGAGGCTCGCTCTTGAGAATCACGTCCTTAGACGAAAGATCCTAAGTAGGAACAGTGAGTTTTCTAGCGATGCTGCTACAAGTCCGCCACCTCAGgccctcgtttcttcttcactCGCAGTAGAGGACGTCGAAGA TCTGTCAGAGGAAGTAGGCGTACTCATGGACGAGTCCAGGGACGAACTAGTCGCGGAGGACATGCCAGAGGCATCTAAACCGGTGATTGGGCCGCGTACCGACACCAACgctggaaataataataatgagaatCCCGATTATTCGCAATCCCGCACAACCGACAAGGTATCCAAGAATAATGCGCAATCCTTCCCGAAATCGGAATCTAAGGACATCGGATCGAAGTGCGCTATGTCCAAGGACTCTGTTCCCGTTAAACCTTTAATTGGAATATCTAGCATCGATTTGGACGACACGTTGAAAAACGAGGCTTCTGCTTTGACCAACACCAGACAATCCAAAGACATTGAGGAGGAGGATGGGATCGAGGTACAAATTGATCATTTGGAGGTGCAAGAGAAGGATCTCGAGGATCTAAGCTTGAAATCTGTCTCCGACGGAGACAACTCGGTGTTCAGCGATAATCCGGACACGCAGGTGTCGCAGCAAAATCAACGTCAGAATCAAACGGCGGATCAACCgaaaccgaacgatcaatccGAGAACGAATCTGAAGAGCTCGACGACATCGAGTTGATATTCACGACGGACGAGACTTGTCGCGATCTCGGTCTTCAGGAGGACCTCGTCTCCATAACGGAAACCGAATCCTGGCAACAGGCTGTACCCGCTGGCCAACCGGTGTTGTTGAAATACACAAAATCGGCGGAAGGCGAGTCGTTGGTGTGCAACGGTGAGAAGACCAGCTCCGTCGAGGAGGCGGTTTCCTCGCAGAGTTCGAGTATCGATCGCGAGGAAAGCGTGGACAGATTCGACGAAGGTTCTAGCACCAGATTGAACAAAATATGGTCCCAGTGTTCGGTGTTGGTTGAAACGGATATCAGCAAGTGTGGAGTCGTCGAAGAGCCCGAACATGCTACCAGACATGCGGTTAGAAGGAACACTTTGGCTGCACCACCCACTGCCTACAg ACCGATCATCCATCGCGAAGCTCTGGCGGGTAGCCGACGAAAGAGCATGGCACCACTGAGGCCAGTGATGGACAGGATCACGGGCGCAAGGCGGGAATCTGGCGCCCAAACAGACATTTCTGCGCTTCCAGCCCATTGGCGTTCCGAGAGTTATCTCGCGCATAAAGTGGCTCATACGTTCACCACGTTGCCCAGCAAATTTGCTTTGCCGGCCGGGGTGCCTGGAAGGCTTCGATTATCCGATAAAACCCGAGAGGCGAGAAGAGTGATGCTGTCCGACATCAGCTTCACCAGTATGGTACCGGAACTGTCGAGAAGTGCCGATCACCTCTGCCACGATTCACACGCACAG acTTGCTTCGGTTCCCGAGGTTGCGGACTTCGTACGCCGGACGTGCACCGGCGCGAGTCGTTGGGCTCTCCCGCGGGATTCTGGCCCCGTTGCAACCCCGCCACAGGGCTGCCGAGCCCCTGCGACTGTCGTCTCTCGACCGACCTTTACTCTTCTCGATACCGCGGTTCATTGTCCTCGATCCCATCGCCCGGATTGGAGGTGGTCGGCGGTCCACCGCGTAGACACTCGTGGAGAGCGACAGCGGCGTCCTTCGACACTTGGAGAGTCCCTCTCGCCACTTCCACCCCGAGACCCACCTGGTCCTCTATGCCCTCCTCTCCTACCCACGTGCACCCCCCCGCCGCGTCCTCGAAAACTTCTAAGAGCGTCCCTAAGAGAACCAGATCGAAGGTCACCTTTCAAG AATGCCCGATGACGCGTGGCAGCTTGCCAAATCTTCGCTCGGATTTGGTGGGCGGCGATAACAGCGGCGATTCGACCGAGTCGTTGATCGACGAGGCCGAGGATTATTTGCGACGGAGCATCGACTCGATGCTGACGATATCCAGTAGCGGCGTCAGTTCCGATTACTGGAACAGACAGACAGCCAGGCGGAGACGTACACGCCGATACTCCGAGCCGGATCTAATCCGTGACTGGCATCCGCCACAGGATGCCAGACCGTACCTGCCAAAG ATACCAAGAGATCTAAAGCTGGATCATCTCGTGAAGATTATATCGCCAGAGGGTAAAGTTCTTCAAGGGCGAGTGAGATACGTGGGCCCCGTACCGGGCCGCGAGGAGACTCACGTAGGCGTGGAGTTGCCTTACTCGAATGGCTGCTCCGATGGCACGTTTCACGGAAGAAGATTCTTCGATTG CGATCCCGATCGAGCGATCTTCGTCCCGTTCAAGAAAGTGATTCTGGCCTGGTGCACCACTTGA
- the LOC413732 gene encoding Golgi apparatus protein 1 isoform X1 encodes MEINITNILFVIFLHISVLNCAHLTRTYFKDEYVNNGENMPKISWLFSNSIDNSIRVKRAKIDLIEDNLLKSMNIKCRQNLNRLCHITKNNDELMLLECIQNFKPTEMSGIDDECRQAIWDYILNITDNSNIERLSKRTCGRELDSLDCSGFGKKHGAYLSCLIDQKEKVKNPKCIAYIQRLEWIAVNDFRIIIGPFSSDCENDIKKFKCDKLQPYRDISQGQILACLQEHVNELQLQCKRHILHVSEIQAENIKLDHQLYLACKNDLSEFCRNIRPGSGQVYKCLMQHKTNRSMTAVCQEQLTRRGKLIASDYKVSKGLVKACKDDIKINHCRRSAFEDKNIRLAQILLCLESAAKNGSKIDGDCQAEMFDHRKLLMEDYRLSPEIVDGCANDITTFCNNLKIGGATIHCLMEHTRTRKKKRISSKCQRAIEELIMETDAGEDWRIDPILREQCKFVVIRACRDVHGGDARVISCLMEQLGTKIMTKACETALIQIQYFVARDFELDPQLYRACKFDAIHLCHARNAWANDGKQMDPERGPLVLPCLYRHVYHPQKNMTLKTECIEEIRRVMRQRAINVDLQPEIEEVCLNELASFCYDKTAKGEEILCLQDNLDRLNRNCKLAVGNFTEEQAEHVELNPIISAVCQDIMERYCEEILKYGKDEGDMMECLIEHKNDLNMRSDYKCKAAVEHFQLISLKNYHFTYKFKEACRPSVKRWCPKSKTKADVIECLSTRVQEDIMKDTQHHIPRECRQQLKAQLYQQRENIQFDPILQTQCINDIKQYCNNLEPGNSQILECLAAHKSKLSDACHKQLFKVRKQEFQDSSSDFALLNNCRVMVRQFCHDISRSQALDCLKKYKDEPTFDDKCKNIVVRRMIEQNTDYRFNTALQIACSYDINKHCKEVLLNEPTDKELEGKVIRCLKIKFRESKLLTKCEHQMTNILREAALNYHLNPLLATMCAHEIETICRADENDSGAVEECLKMEFNAGNRDMKEECRLEIADLIEQRRADINVDPLLQKACAVDISKYCSDVPQGAGRHIKCLQNVLEDNNKSLQPDCYKMLTTRIEMFRNAAKLIGPNSIQELYSTVNQSPARRYFMIIALTMIGIIFITGLFCGRVTRRTMIMKNK; translated from the exons atggaaataaatataacaaacattttgtttgtaatttttttacatatatcggTGCTAAATTGTGCTCATTTGACAAGAACTTATTTTAAAGACGAGTATGTAAATAATGGTGAAAATATGCCAAAAATCAGTTGGTTATTCAGCAATTCTATTGATAATTCCATTAGAGTTAAAAGAGccaaaattgatttgattgaagacaatttattaaaatctatgaaTATCAAATGCCGACAAAATTTGAATCGCTTGTGTcatataactaaaaataatgaCGAATTAATGTTACTAGAAtgcattcaaaattttaag CCAACTGAAATGTCTGGTATTGATGATGAATGTCGTCAAGCAATTTgggattatattttaaacattacagataattcaaatatagaaCGTTTATCTAAAAGAACTTGTGGTAGAGAATTAGATTCATTAGATTGTTCTGGTTTTGGCAAAAAACATGGAGCGTATCTCTCATGTTTAAttgatcaaaaagaaaaagttaaaaatcctAAGTGCATTGCATATATTCAAAGATTAGAATGGATTGCAGTTAATGATTTTAGGATTATAATAGGACCATTTTCTTCAGATtgtgaaaatgatattaagaaatttaaatgtgaCAAACTACAACCATATAGAGATATATCTCAAGGACAAATATTAGCTTGTTTACAAGAACATGTTAATGAACTTCAACTTCAATGTAAAAGACATATTCTTCATGTATCTGAAATACAAgcagaaaatatcaaattagatcatcaattatatttgGCTTGTAAAAATGACCTTAGTGAATTTTGTCGAAATATTAGACCTGGGAGTGGTCAAGTATACAAATGTTTAATGCAACACAAAACAAATAGATCTATGACAGCAGTATGTCAAGAACAACTTACaagaagaggaaaattaattgcatCTGATTATAAAGTTAGTAAAGGACTGGTTAAAGCTTGTAaagatgatattaaaattaatcattgtaGAAGATCTGcatttgaagataaaaatataagacttGCACAAATTCTTCTTTGTTTGGAATCAGCAGCAAAAAATGGAAGCAAAATTGATGGGGATTGTCAAGCTGAAATGTTTGATCATAGAAAACTTTTAATGGAAGATTATAGATTATCTCCTGAAATAGTTGATGGATGTGCTAATGATATTACAACATTctgtaataatttgaaaattggtgGTGCAACAATTCATTGTTTAATGGAACATACtagaacaagaaaaaaaaaaagaatatctagTAAATGTCAAAGAgcg atagaagaattaataatggaaACTGATGCTGGAGAAGATTGGAGAATTGATCCTATTTTAAGAGAACAGTGTAAATTTGTTGTTATTCGTGCTTGTAGAgat gtaCATGGAGGTGATGCTAGAGTAATATCATGTTTAATGGAACAACTTGGTACAAAAATAATGACAAAAGCTTGTGAAACTGCTTTAattcaaatacaatattttgtaGCTAGAGATTTTGAATTAGATCCTCAATTATATAGAGCATGTAAATTTGATGCAATACATTTATGTCATGCAAGAAATGCATGGGCCAATGATGGAAAACAAATGGATCCAGAACGAGGACCTCTTGTTTTACCATGTTTATATAGGCATGTATATCATCCTCAAAAGAATATGACg ttaaaaaCAGAATGTATTGAAGAAATTAGACGTGTTATGAGACAAAGAGCAATAAATGTTGATTTACAACCTGAAATTGAAGAAGTATGTTTGAATGAATTAGCATCATTTTGTTATGATAAAACAgcaaaaggagaagaaatattatgccTCCAAGATAATTTAGAtcg tttAAATAGGAATTGTAAATTAGCAGTTGGTAATTTTACAGAAGAGCAAGCAGAACATGTTGAATTAAATCCAATAATTTCTGCTGTATGTCAAGATATCATGGAACGTTACTGTGAG gaaatattaaaatatggtaAAGATGAAGGTGACATGATGGAATGTTTAATAgaacataaaaatgatttaaatatgcGATCcgattataaatgtaaagcAGCAGTGgaacattttcaattaatatcattaaaaaattaccactttacatataaatttaaagaagctTGTAGACCTTCCGTTAAGAGATGGTGTCCaaa aTCTAAAACTAAAGCAGATGTAATAGAATGCTTAAGTACAAGAGTACAAGAAGATATAATGAAAGATACGCAGCATCATATACCAAGAGAATGTAGACAACAATTAAAAGCACAGCTTTATcaacaaagagaaaatattcaatttgatcCTATTTTACAAACACAatgtataaatgatattaaacaatattgtaataatcttGAACCAGGAAATTCACAG attcttGAATGTTTAGCAGcacataaatcaaaattatctgATGCATGTCATAAACAATTGTTCAAAGTAAGAAAACAAGAATTTCAAGATAGCTCAAGTGATTttgctttattaaataattgtcgaGTAATGGTCAGACAATTCTGTCATGATATCAGCCGTTCACAAGCATtagattgtttaaaaaaatataaagatgaaCCAACATTTGAtgataaatgcaaaaatattgttgTTCGTAGAATGATTGAACAAAATACAGATTATAGGTTTAATACCGCATTACAAATAGCATGTTCTTATGATATCAATAAACATTGTAAAGAG gtattattaaatgaaccTACAGATAAAGAACTTGAAGGAAAAGTTAtaagatgtttaaaaattaaatttagagaaTCTAAACTTTTAACAAAATGTGAACATCAAATGACTAACATACTTAGAGAGGCAGccttaaattatcatttaaatccaTTATTAGCTACAATGTGTGCACATgag ATTGAAACAATTTGTAGAGCAGATGAAAATGATTCTGGAGCAGTGGAAGAGTGtttgaaaatggaatttaatgCTGGTAATAGAGATATGAAAGAAGAATGTCGACTTGAAATTGCTGATTTAATAGAGCAAAGAAGAGCAGATATCAATGTAGATCCATTATTACAAAAAGCATGTGCTGTTGATATCAGTAAATATTGCAGTGATGTTCCTCAAGGTGCAGGCAGAC atatcaaGTGTTTACAAAATGTATTAGAAGACAATAACAAATCTCTACAACCCGATTGTTACAAAATGTTAACTACTAGGATTGAAATGTTTAGGAATGCAGCAAaa ttAATTGGACCAAATTCAATACAAGAATTATATTCAACAGTAAATCAATCTCCTGCAAGACGATATTTTATGATCATTGCTTTGACAATGATTggtatcattttcattactgGTTTATTTTGTGGAAGAGTGACGAGACGAacaatgataatgaaaaataaatga
- the LOC413732 gene encoding Golgi apparatus protein 1 isoform X2, which yields MSGIDDECRQAIWDYILNITDNSNIERLSKRTCGRELDSLDCSGFGKKHGAYLSCLIDQKEKVKNPKCIAYIQRLEWIAVNDFRIIIGPFSSDCENDIKKFKCDKLQPYRDISQGQILACLQEHVNELQLQCKRHILHVSEIQAENIKLDHQLYLACKNDLSEFCRNIRPGSGQVYKCLMQHKTNRSMTAVCQEQLTRRGKLIASDYKVSKGLVKACKDDIKINHCRRSAFEDKNIRLAQILLCLESAAKNGSKIDGDCQAEMFDHRKLLMEDYRLSPEIVDGCANDITTFCNNLKIGGATIHCLMEHTRTRKKKRISSKCQRAIEELIMETDAGEDWRIDPILREQCKFVVIRACRDVHGGDARVISCLMEQLGTKIMTKACETALIQIQYFVARDFELDPQLYRACKFDAIHLCHARNAWANDGKQMDPERGPLVLPCLYRHVYHPQKNMTLKTECIEEIRRVMRQRAINVDLQPEIEEVCLNELASFCYDKTAKGEEILCLQDNLDRLNRNCKLAVGNFTEEQAEHVELNPIISAVCQDIMERYCEEILKYGKDEGDMMECLIEHKNDLNMRSDYKCKAAVEHFQLISLKNYHFTYKFKEACRPSVKRWCPKSKTKADVIECLSTRVQEDIMKDTQHHIPRECRQQLKAQLYQQRENIQFDPILQTQCINDIKQYCNNLEPGNSQILECLAAHKSKLSDACHKQLFKVRKQEFQDSSSDFALLNNCRVMVRQFCHDISRSQALDCLKKYKDEPTFDDKCKNIVVRRMIEQNTDYRFNTALQIACSYDINKHCKEVLLNEPTDKELEGKVIRCLKIKFRESKLLTKCEHQMTNILREAALNYHLNPLLATMCAHEIETICRADENDSGAVEECLKMEFNAGNRDMKEECRLEIADLIEQRRADINVDPLLQKACAVDISKYCSDVPQGAGRHIKCLQNVLEDNNKSLQPDCYKMLTTRIEMFRNAAKLIGPNSIQELYSTVNQSPARRYFMIIALTMIGIIFITGLFCGRVTRRTMIMKNK from the exons ATGTCTGGTATTGATGATGAATGTCGTCAAGCAATTTgggattatattttaaacattacagataattcaaatatagaaCGTTTATCTAAAAGAACTTGTGGTAGAGAATTAGATTCATTAGATTGTTCTGGTTTTGGCAAAAAACATGGAGCGTATCTCTCATGTTTAAttgatcaaaaagaaaaagttaaaaatcctAAGTGCATTGCATATATTCAAAGATTAGAATGGATTGCAGTTAATGATTTTAGGATTATAATAGGACCATTTTCTTCAGATtgtgaaaatgatattaagaaatttaaatgtgaCAAACTACAACCATATAGAGATATATCTCAAGGACAAATATTAGCTTGTTTACAAGAACATGTTAATGAACTTCAACTTCAATGTAAAAGACATATTCTTCATGTATCTGAAATACAAgcagaaaatatcaaattagatcatcaattatatttgGCTTGTAAAAATGACCTTAGTGAATTTTGTCGAAATATTAGACCTGGGAGTGGTCAAGTATACAAATGTTTAATGCAACACAAAACAAATAGATCTATGACAGCAGTATGTCAAGAACAACTTACaagaagaggaaaattaattgcatCTGATTATAAAGTTAGTAAAGGACTGGTTAAAGCTTGTAaagatgatattaaaattaatcattgtaGAAGATCTGcatttgaagataaaaatataagacttGCACAAATTCTTCTTTGTTTGGAATCAGCAGCAAAAAATGGAAGCAAAATTGATGGGGATTGTCAAGCTGAAATGTTTGATCATAGAAAACTTTTAATGGAAGATTATAGATTATCTCCTGAAATAGTTGATGGATGTGCTAATGATATTACAACATTctgtaataatttgaaaattggtgGTGCAACAATTCATTGTTTAATGGAACATACtagaacaagaaaaaaaaaaagaatatctagTAAATGTCAAAGAgcg atagaagaattaataatggaaACTGATGCTGGAGAAGATTGGAGAATTGATCCTATTTTAAGAGAACAGTGTAAATTTGTTGTTATTCGTGCTTGTAGAgat gtaCATGGAGGTGATGCTAGAGTAATATCATGTTTAATGGAACAACTTGGTACAAAAATAATGACAAAAGCTTGTGAAACTGCTTTAattcaaatacaatattttgtaGCTAGAGATTTTGAATTAGATCCTCAATTATATAGAGCATGTAAATTTGATGCAATACATTTATGTCATGCAAGAAATGCATGGGCCAATGATGGAAAACAAATGGATCCAGAACGAGGACCTCTTGTTTTACCATGTTTATATAGGCATGTATATCATCCTCAAAAGAATATGACg ttaaaaaCAGAATGTATTGAAGAAATTAGACGTGTTATGAGACAAAGAGCAATAAATGTTGATTTACAACCTGAAATTGAAGAAGTATGTTTGAATGAATTAGCATCATTTTGTTATGATAAAACAgcaaaaggagaagaaatattatgccTCCAAGATAATTTAGAtcg tttAAATAGGAATTGTAAATTAGCAGTTGGTAATTTTACAGAAGAGCAAGCAGAACATGTTGAATTAAATCCAATAATTTCTGCTGTATGTCAAGATATCATGGAACGTTACTGTGAG gaaatattaaaatatggtaAAGATGAAGGTGACATGATGGAATGTTTAATAgaacataaaaatgatttaaatatgcGATCcgattataaatgtaaagcAGCAGTGgaacattttcaattaatatcattaaaaaattaccactttacatataaatttaaagaagctTGTAGACCTTCCGTTAAGAGATGGTGTCCaaa aTCTAAAACTAAAGCAGATGTAATAGAATGCTTAAGTACAAGAGTACAAGAAGATATAATGAAAGATACGCAGCATCATATACCAAGAGAATGTAGACAACAATTAAAAGCACAGCTTTATcaacaaagagaaaatattcaatttgatcCTATTTTACAAACACAatgtataaatgatattaaacaatattgtaataatcttGAACCAGGAAATTCACAG attcttGAATGTTTAGCAGcacataaatcaaaattatctgATGCATGTCATAAACAATTGTTCAAAGTAAGAAAACAAGAATTTCAAGATAGCTCAAGTGATTttgctttattaaataattgtcgaGTAATGGTCAGACAATTCTGTCATGATATCAGCCGTTCACAAGCATtagattgtttaaaaaaatataaagatgaaCCAACATTTGAtgataaatgcaaaaatattgttgTTCGTAGAATGATTGAACAAAATACAGATTATAGGTTTAATACCGCATTACAAATAGCATGTTCTTATGATATCAATAAACATTGTAAAGAG gtattattaaatgaaccTACAGATAAAGAACTTGAAGGAAAAGTTAtaagatgtttaaaaattaaatttagagaaTCTAAACTTTTAACAAAATGTGAACATCAAATGACTAACATACTTAGAGAGGCAGccttaaattatcatttaaatccaTTATTAGCTACAATGTGTGCACATgag ATTGAAACAATTTGTAGAGCAGATGAAAATGATTCTGGAGCAGTGGAAGAGTGtttgaaaatggaatttaatgCTGGTAATAGAGATATGAAAGAAGAATGTCGACTTGAAATTGCTGATTTAATAGAGCAAAGAAGAGCAGATATCAATGTAGATCCATTATTACAAAAAGCATGTGCTGTTGATATCAGTAAATATTGCAGTGATGTTCCTCAAGGTGCAGGCAGAC atatcaaGTGTTTACAAAATGTATTAGAAGACAATAACAAATCTCTACAACCCGATTGTTACAAAATGTTAACTACTAGGATTGAAATGTTTAGGAATGCAGCAAaa ttAATTGGACCAAATTCAATACAAGAATTATATTCAACAGTAAATCAATCTCCTGCAAGACGATATTTTATGATCATTGCTTTGACAATGATTggtatcattttcattactgGTTTATTTTGTGGAAGAGTGACGAGACGAacaatgataatgaaaaataaatga